The genomic region ACCTCTGCTGAAGAGTTTTCCGAGAATATGCCTGACAAGCATCCATCACCCAGGTTTTGTAACCGTATGGAGATTCGATAGGCCTTCAACATTGTAAACGCAGAGCTTAGCCTGTAAAAAGATCCATATTTTGTCTGcagaaacatttttaaatttaaacattagAAAACATAACCTGGCTCCTCTAAGGGGATGGCACATTGAGATCTTCAAGGACTTCCCGGTGAGCATTGATAATCGATCAGGTATTCTGTAAAATGTACTTCTTCTATATTATTCTTGTTAAGTGAAACCACGGTATCGTCTATTCCAGGGATACTTTTCGATTTGGCCTTTGACAGTAGAATTAGTGACGATTTGGTCTTTGACACCTTAGCAACACTGACCATTCGTTGGGCTTCCTTGACAAATTCCACTTGGATGTCAACGTCATCGAAACAGTCAAGATATTTGAAGTTAAAAGGGGATTACCACCGCACATCTACTACCAAATGACCTTCAGTATCCATTCAgtgataaaatttgaaaaggtTGGAAGACGAGATATGTTTTGGTGCATTCTCttaatcaataatatttttgagaCTATCTTCATTGATGCTAATGCTGGTTTCTGCTCCAGAATAAGTGTACTTTAGTCATTTGAACTTCGAAGAGACTTCACTTCTCATAGCATACTACACAGTGTATCCATGCACAGACCCGAAAGCAACTTTAAAATGGCTTGAATTTAAAGGGTCTCTTAATAATTACTGTCGGCTGGTATATCATCATCGGGCTTTTATGATTTTTCGGGGGAATCGGATTGATTGTAATGCTTCTTCTCAGCTTAGGGAATTGATGTTTCAACTTTCAAACACTTAAGGATTAGTTGGATTACatgttttattgtgtttattGGAGATTTTGAAGGAGCTGTTGGAAGTAATTACATTAGCATTTTACAGAGGTCTCTTCTCGAAAAGAATTCCCACCATTACTGATGAAAGTAGGGcacttgctgttttttttttccatttattcaCTGGGGAGCTGGTAAAGCTTCCTGGTGTAATTATGTAAAATTGCCATTTACTTAAATAGCTGCATTTGATTAGAATGGGTTTTTTTAGACGTACCGTTTTATTGCATTTAAACCATTTTGGCTTTTAATTGGCTGGTTAGCTTCTTAATTTTTAGCTGACCTATCAAAAGCCTTTGGGGCCTCCGGTGGTTGGCTTTTATCACCGGTTACCCAATTCATCCATTATCTCTTcataattattttcagttttagtcATAGAAGGAATATATTGGTGAatgaactaaattatttttttctttttaattagtcCTCGGACAATAAAATAGAAAGCTGACTCGTGTCTCTAAGCTTCTGCAAAAAAAGGGAGACATGAAGAATTTCTGAGAAACAAGATCGATCCAATCGAGCTGGAATACTAACGTTGCGGTCGAGGATCTGAGGTGGCTTAACCTTATCAGTGTTGTGCCTGATCAGGTAACGCACCTTGTGAGCAAAATGGTCCTATTGAAATAGCATTAAAGGAAGATGAacttttttaggtatttttgcCAAAGTTCAGGGTTGACAATTCAGCAGGGCTTTGGTCACTGAAGGTGGAAACCGCGAATATTGAGTCTGATGGCTTACAATACAGACATAAGGGCCTCCTTGATTTGTGTTTTCAGAAGAACTTGCTCTCTAAACATGTAGCGGGGAGGACGGTTACATAAACTATTTGTTTCTAAGCAGCTCAAGTATGAAGTTTAAAAGGCTGGAAGGGATGTGGATGTCTTCCTCTATTTATGATTGCTAGTTGTAGGTAATCATGTACACAACTTCTGATTTTTAGTTTATAGTGTACGTACATCCATTGAATTGTGATATTTGAATTAGTCAAATATTCGGAAAGAGGAGGAGAGGGAGGGCTCTTGACCCGTTCACTCTAGATCTCAATACTTAAGCAGATTTCGATAAATATCTTataatttgtcagttttttttatctgtttagaCAAGTCCCCCCTCCTCTATTGGAAAAAAGTATAGGTATATGCCTGATCCAACATACTTCCACTGCTGTCTCTTGCTACTAATTTTAATAGTGTAGTTGCACATTGGTTTTTGTGTAGGAATGTGATCATGGCTAACTGCcttgaaaattcagtttttagggCCAAGACTCctctcttactttttttttttattattgtgctCTTCGGGCCAATTGAGGctctattatttttagtaaGTCATAAAAAGGCAAGGAGATGCTCTTACGAAACGTATCTAAGATATGTATCTTTAATGAGGGCTTGCATCTTGCTTCTTCGCACTACCAATATAATCATTGTAGAGCAAAGGAGAAGTAAAGCGGAGAAATGAAATTTCCTTAGTGCAGATAGGGTCCTCCATAACCCGGAACAATTCACTTTTCCCTTGTCATTTTCCTCCTATACTTCATTTCTGTCCTTCTGCTTCAACAAAATCCCCATAAAGAACTTCTTTTCTCTAAATAATCAATATGTTAAATAATTGAACCTCCTTCCCATTTTTCTTCTGCCTCCCCCTTTTTACCAGAAATTGCTATAGTTTTCATTTTGCTATTTCGGGTTTTCTATGTCATGTGTATGAtctgttttttactaatatttttcaagtatttttacTATCTATCGAACAAGTGAAATGCGATCATTTTTATGTAATTCGGAAAGAGGCTTAtgtcagctttgcctctcactaaaactatctgtcttggctttgtttttattttcaattagtcATGACtctcaactttttcatcacggTCAACCAACTTTATTTTAATCCAAACgcattttctgttcttttagtttttcttttgtttttttctattttctttgtttacccttttttttattaatcggTTTAATTAATCCATAAATTTTACTggttctatttgtttttgataTCCTGACTTTATGTATCtggatttttcttcttcttctttcttaaCCAAATACGTCTTctttatttacttgttttttttttgtgttttactttcagtttaagcATCATATGAGAGGTTATTTCATATCGTTCTTGTGATAGTAATTTTTTGGAAACAAATCCTATTTACATGACAACCATATACTTCAAAAATATGAAGTCTCTTAAATTTGCAACTTTGGGTGAGCTAGTCTTTTGATTCCAATAGGTAAATTAATCAACCTTTTTTGTACAAATTTCAGCTATCATCTCTTCTTCTTGGAATCCATGACCCATTCTTGCCATTTGAAAACTTGTTCTGTGCCGTTTTTATGGGCGGTATTTTTGATGCTATGCAACGCGCCGTAAGTGGAAAAGTAGCTGCCACGGCTGACAAAAACGCTGCTGAAAAGAATGGAAAAGCCGAATTGtcaaagaaaaatgaatgaaatgtGTCTTAGAGTATGAAAGTGCCATGAACCTTTTTATTGTTAATTCACTCAAAAGTTCtgtattttagtttgtttgggACTAGTTGgcatgtttcatttttgttgtttgaccctgtatattttctttaccattgtgTTACATGTGCAATAAGGGTGTGAATTGTGTTGTTTCATTGCCAATTTAATACGAATTTACTGAATTCGATTGTGACGCCATGAAATGCTATTCTTTTCTTCGTCTTGTTTTCATGTTTGCCGTTAATTCTGATGGCAATATCAACTGAGTTTTTGTCATTACAAATCAAGAAAGGTCGCAGAGAACGTCTTtacatgatatatatatatatatatatatatatatatatatatatatatatatatatatatatatatatatatatatgtatatgtatatatacaagCATGTCTATATATGCTTCAGTTGTATTGAATGATATACAGCAGCGGCTCAATTATTCTTtagaattaatttcttttgattttggctttagAAGGGAATTTAGATTTGAGTTTGAATGATCTCCTAAGGCTTTTATGTGAAGGATAGCTTGAAAGCCCTAACCTATGGACATAGCTATAAATTAATCTACTATTTCTTGAAAATGTTCATGGTTAAACtagcattttttcttcttttttttgggggggggggggtctttctTTCAGTAGTTTACATAGTTAACCAGAATTATATTCATTTACTTGTCGTTGCAACTTACAAGTttaattagcattttttttttctttgccaaaagttattcagtttaaaaaactccACACTTATCCGTTTGTTTGATAATGTTTCCTACATAGCATCAACAGTCATATCAAAagacatcttttttttctaaacaacaGCATCAGTCTAAGATAAAACAACCCCGTGTGAATATAACACCATCTAAAATTGCTCACGGATTTAATATACGAACATTGGCTATtgcattcgtttttttattctGCATGAGCCTGAAGCGACAAACCTGATCATGAATTTGATTCATGAATATTGCCTatcgaataatttttttctatgagAACAGACGACTTCAAAAAGCGATTACAGCAATCATGTAATAATGCAACAGAGATATTTACTCATGTCTTGCCACTATTGATTTACTTTTAGAAGTCGCAGTACTAAAACTTTCGTTTCCTGCTCTACAAGTTTGCCCTAGTCGATAAATTTTCGTTTTCTTGATACTCAAGTTTTACCATAGAAGTAATTACGTATTTTCAAAACTAGTCATACACCGTCTATGTTGGTGTACCTAAAGATTTGAATAAAATGTTCAAACTTTcgctttccttttttccttttcttaggAATTCTCCCCGCtagttttttgtgctttttcatTGTTTGGCCTTCTATGTTTTATACATAGAAGGATGCTGGCAGGATATTTTTCCGACCAGTTATTGTTGATCTGTGGCTTGAGGACTATATATACGCCATGGTATCCATCATTAAAAAGAAGTAAGCCAAAGAAATTTTGCCCAAAAATTACTACAAGATTCCAGATACAAAACTAGGTACGCAACTAGAGGATGCAGCTTCTTTCAAATACTGTATTTTGGATTATAATATTGACGTAATTGGAAACTATCCTTGCCATGAATGTATATGCAGTTTAATTGATGATAAAAACTTGATATTTACTTTTTGGGGGGTCAGAAGCGTTCTCAGAGTTGTAGGAACTTggaaattttactatttaagtgtaattttttcaattttttgtataCTTATCAATCGATAcagaatataaagaaaaagaaaatgtttgctGACTTTTACGGCTGACGTGTATCCAGAGTTATAActctttgaaagtttcataaaattgcaataacccgctttgaattaaattttttttctaaaaacaacACACATGGCTAAACAACGTAGTAAATAATACATTACTGCACagaaatgctgaaaaaatgatattttttcaaatgactgTAACTCTTGAAAGTTTAAGTGCCTTCACAGTTGCAAGTTTTGTTGTGCTATATTTATGCTCCCTCAAGGTTTTAatcaaacaatttgtggtaaCGAAAAGGAGCGACCCAGTTCAATAGTCACTGAAATGCTAAGATagaattttgacatcaatagaCATATCAGAAGAAACGGCTTattattctgatttcaaatatataagtttcattaagtctaGTCTTACCTATAAAAGGCTATGAGCCTGAgggaaatttgcctgatttttgaaaaaagggggaaatatctcctaaaagtcaaagaattctaatgaaattcataccgtcagattcagcctaCCAGAGAACTCTACTCTGGAGGTTTTATGagcaaaaatgtggaagtttgttttttgccagaagaaaggtcacagatgcgtgtatatttgttgttttttttttacaggggtgatcgtatcgacacagtggtcctagaatgttgggAGAGCGAtcattcgaacaaaaattaaatgttctagtgtcctttttaagtgaccaaaaatattggagggcatcaAGTCCCCTCCcacgtctttttttttcaaaatcagctgatcaattttttttctcaactcggccgatcaaaatttcgagatagccactTCGTTCGGCATAGTTtaaaggccgaataactatatctttggatatatcatgacccccccccacagcccctaggaaatggtctttaagttacaaaatttgcccattgtttacgtatagtatttgttattgggaagtatgcatacatttttcgggtggtgggggtgaattttctgctggtgggATTATCCATGGGAATAATTTCCTatgaggagggaagtttccagaggggaaattttatgattggagaGTTTGCAAGAATTCCTGTACAAAATTATTACTACatattgctttctctttgccgactcaattttacgcttgGATATTTTAAGGGTacttgtccggggtaaattttcaccaggattgaattgtctatagcagtggttctcaaacttatttagaaGTTTTACCCCTTTGCAACCCACAAAGCATTTTAGGTACCCCTTCTCAGTTACGGGTACTAAGTAAactatagctaaaatataaataaaattgccaGTCCTAGAGTTAaagggttatttttttttgttggccgGCCACGTACCCTCTAAAACTTTTTGCGTACCCCTATGGGACACTCTTACCATAGTTTGAGAAACATtggtctagagaataaatccatagggaggagggatttttccgtggaggtatAGCCAGATTTTatgacattatttaaaatacgatcagaaattaaataaaaaaaacaagtttttcgctgaaagtaagaagcaacattaaaatttcaaacgaCTAGAaattgttatgtatatgagcggggttgctcctcctcaacaccacgctctttatgctaaagtttgaattatgtttcaattctttaagaacgaatcCTGGAACAgggtttgtttaattagaacaataagaggcattttttaagtgctaaaaaactttagcgtaaagagtgaggtgttgaggagaagcaaccctcctcatatgaataataatttcggttcgttttaagttttaacgatgctccttacttttagttgaaaaatgtgttttaatttaatatttcaatCAAAGACGAAAATTTTGCCGTAGCTGAGATTCAGTTTTATCTATGTACAgacttgaatttttaaattttggtcaTAAACCGCTGAAAAAAGGATAAGTTTTACACTTCCTGGTAAGTTCAGATCCTTCCTCAAGAAAAAGTAAGTAATATCATAATTCTGGCTTTGTGAATGGATGTACCTGAGACTAATTAATCCACTCATGTAAGTGTCTTCCCCTCTCGGTATAAGTTACGGCTGCAGATTTATCGTAGCATTGCTTGTTTTGGAGGGGAACGTATACCTTTAATGCTTTTCAAGCCCAAAAACTTTTGAGAGTATTTTCGTTTCAGTTTTTGACGATCAGTTGGTACAAAAATCATTTCCAGTCtaaatatttgtcatttttttttgtaatactactaacaaattCTTCCTATACTGTCGTAGGAAGCACTAAACATTTACCTTGGGAAAGTTGAACTTTAAGTTACGACTATTTTAACGAAGCTATTCACATGATCTGTTTAAAGAGCCTCTTCTTTGCTTATAAAACAGTTTATTAAAGAAAGTTGCATGAGCGCTCTTACGGTCGCAAATGCCGATAACAGTGTCTTTCTTCGACGACATCGGAGCATGCAACTCTGGAGTGTAActtttgttatattattttagAAGTTGGGCTTTCAAAGTATATAATAAAATGCGTTTTCATTTGCAAAACTGCCTTTATTTCCTTTCAGACAAGTACCGGTTGGATAGCTTTTGTATTTAAAGTAATCTGGATATAGATGAGCAGTCAAAGTTACTCTGCTTCTTCTGCTGAGATCTGGACAAAAATGGATTACTTTTAAAAGCGTATTTCACATCAAATATGAAATCTGGTAAAATGTTGCGTCTGATTAAACGAATTTCTCTGAAAGCAGTTGTTCTTTCAGTCACAGTGACTTGGAGCTGATGATGACCGTTTCAGAAATGtttgaaatcttaaaaaaatacaatctgTAATCAACGAGGAAAAACAACTGCTCTTTCTATATTCTGTATACTGCATTCAAAAATGAGCTTAAAAGCCGTATTTGGAAGCATCATTACTGTAAAGAACACCAGTAGTGCCAGTTCAAGATAAGAGAGGAAGGgagcaaaatttatttgtcaaaatctaaaggggggggggtagttttgttgttttataaCTTATTTACATCGACTTGCATTTTTTGGCATGCATTTCTCAGCCTCTTTTtgaccaaaaaaagtaaaaaaaaacagatactaTTTTGCACGAATTGATAGCACAGCGGTAAGAAAATTTGATTGTGGCTGTGGTAACTTGGGTTTGAATCTTTTGTAGgacaaatttttttctcagagaatactaaaaactttttagttttaaagaattaaaaatttaactatAATTAGCCATTTCAAACTCGTTTccaaaaatgcacaaaaaaatagaaaataagtttGCTTCTCAACAGATGAAAGTCTGTTTCTCAAAAGATGAAACAATGCATCATgtattatttgattgccaggctctGAGTGAGGGCGCTATTTCTCTGAAGTGTTTCTGCTCCTTCGataagattccaaatacataTACAGCTATCCTGAATTCCAACCTGTGTTGGGATATTGATCATAAGATTTTTAAGGCCTCTGTTGatatcttaaagaagagaaacattttttagtcattattaaagaatgaagaagtcaatttaaaaggaaatgatTCACGTATAGGTTTCAATTGTGCAGAAAAGAGCGGGAGtaagtaggaagagccgtattggtacggGCCGGCTTAgaggccttaaactgctggggaaaggtagctcaggtacccgcacttcccacaatcaataataGTGTATTATTGTATATAATAGTGTGTATTCATTGTTTGCTGACTGGAGGACAATAGTGCTTCCAGTGGCTAGTCTATCCGATGAaggagtcaaagaggtgaaGGGACTTGATAAAAGTCCACATACCTCTCTAtgatttttggaactggaaatAATATTTATCTCTAAAACCTatgaatacaaataaaaaaagtatgaaaacgGAAATTTCGTATCGACcatgttgattttaatttttgttcaaacaaTTTTGTCGATTTTGGTTCAAAGAATACTTGCATGATGCTGGCTCAAACAAGGTTCAAAAGTTCTCTCTTTTTGCCACTTTGGTTCTCTAATCATACCAATAGAATGTTATTACATAATTCCAATTCAACTAAGAAACAAAAGACATATCTGCTTAAATTTACTGAGAAAGATCAGAGAGGCGTTGGAGAGGCCCTTGGCCAACTTTGTGCTTCCTACTGAtcttattttacaattttcgtATGATTTCAGTTTGAATAGCCTGCAGCATGccacttttttcttattagcaAAACAGGTCTTGTGACGTTTTTCTGATTATCGCATCACCTTCCTATTAGCTTATGAAGTAACACAAGTTTTGTGATGTCAGGTCTTAAATGTGCCCGTATTCAATATTTGTAATCTTTTACAGTCAAATTGGCAGGGCCGCAAGACACCTGTTTTGAAACATGCCATGAACGGCTGTGCCAGGATTCGGCTGACTCACATTTTGTATTTAAGAGTTCAAAACCtttacagtacggttctctgttATGCAAATATCGTGGTGTAATTTTCACCAACATTGATTGAATTTTTGGGGTTGTTCCCTCCCCCTTTTCAAcattttcccaaattttttaAGGCTTGTAATTTCTTATGGGAATCATTAGACTTAATGAGCTTTACATATTTGGATTGTCTGattaaatggtaaaaaaacgagtttttcagCTTAAGGATatgagcaacataaaaactaagaaataacagaaattaatcgATATATGAGGGGTGTGTTGCCCTCTCCTCTTTTCTTTGATCGTTCCACTAAAAATCTTCTTATTCCCAATCAACGAGCCAGGGGTATGATCAGTCGCTCTTAAAGCATTGGAAGAACTAACAGTCAAATTTTAGtgtgaaacaagaaaaaatgaagaagggGGAGGGTAAAATTCCTCTTATTCGGCAACATTTCTTACTTTTAGTcgaaataacttgtttttttatatttcatttctgatcttTGTTCCCCTATTTGgcaaaataccaaaagaaaactCTCCTTCATCTCAGTGCTTAATTCCTCACCAAAAATTTTTGCATGCCAGCAGCAAAGTTCATATTTGAACAATAAGCAAATTTAAAAAGTCAAGTACCTTTCCCCATTGGCTTTGGGGGTGATTTTACCCCAAAAAGAATAGTTTATGAAAcattcaactatgctgaatagaATAAccttctcaaaatttggatcgtCTGTTTTTGAGGAAAATAAGAGTGTTGGAGTGGGTCCTCTCTGCCAATCTTCAGTGACCAATTGCTTAGtatgattacccctggaaaaaattacACCTattgtgatctttcttcttgaaaaaaatgtaaaattctacattttcacaggagcttgaaacatctacattGGGGTTTTTAAataggctgaatctgatagtgtggtcatcacttttaaaaaaactaggtAAATTTTACCCAGGCTCACAGCTATTAATGgaaaactttaaacttaatgaactttacATGTATGAAATCAGTGTAAGATATAAATCAtttgatcttgatttttttggaaaaaagtaacTGTTAGAATATTTCTTTATTCAAAGAAGGCACCTTTGgaaagacaaaatttttaaaaaacttgtgcttaaattttaaaaaatataacaaaatagctccatttttatttaaaaagattgtTGCAAAAAGTCAATCATTGGCGTAAAAGTCAACCTTCGCATAAAAAGTGAAGGTTGAAGGAAAGATGTGCCCCCTACCCTACTCATAAGCGGAATGGTTTCTGTTCGCTTctgatttaattaaataaaaaaaagcaagtttttgttttaactgaaagtaaggagcgacattaaaacttaatacgagcagaattattctgtttatgaaagggactgtcctctcctcaatgccccgctctttacaccaaaatgtTATATCGTTTCAAATAGTAgcgttgtgagaaagagtcaaacttcaacgtaaagagcgagacattgaggaggagacaagcCCTTTCATTTACACACTAATTTCTGttagtcttaagttttaatgtggctccttacctccagttaaaaaacttgttttttttatataatttctgaacattttttaatttatgcaggttttgatttcggctcaaAATACATGaataactgaaaacaaatttgcatattaattttacttttttttggaaaatcggCGTTCTTACggaagttttgatcggacggtttcgaaaaaagaggtgcaggagggggcctatttgtcctccaatttttttggtcacttaaaaagaacactacgTAAAAATCGTAACTTAAACGTAACTTTAACGTAACTTAAAAATCGACTTACAAAACGAACatttatattcgtatatttctattacgtatatgagggggttcaccccctcgtcaatacttcgttCTCTAGAATAAATGGCTCTTTTGAAATGGCTAAAaccactttagcgtaaagagcaagatattgaggcataaagaatgaccctgaatcacaatgaCCTTTTAATTACAATATCTAGCTCTTTTGAAAccactaaaatattttagcgtaaagagtgaagtactGAGGAGTGgacgagcccccccccccatataaataacaattactcttcgttttaggttttgatgttcctcctcactttcagttgaaagactggtttattttatataatttttcattgctttttaaatattgctgaaAAATCCAGAACCCCGTTCttagaaattctcttctcccataaTGGATTCTACCATGGAAAGATATTCTCacgtgacccccccccccaccaccagaaaaaatacccctgaaaatgtctgtatacttcccaataaccaatactatctgtaaacaatgggcaaagttcataacttgcagcccttcctctgGGGACTGTAGGGAAAAAGCGTCGTCAAAGACATAGTCTTTGACGATGCTTTTTGGCAATGctaagcaaaatggctatcttgaaattttgatccgatgactttgtgaaaaatgagcgtgggagggggcctaggtgccttccaatttttttgtcacttaaaaaagcaataGAACGtctaatttccattagaaagaGCCTACGtacgacattctaagaccactggattgatacggtcacccctgggaaaaacaacaaaataaacagataaacaagtgatctttcttctggtaaaaaatactgaactacatatttttgcagataggagctacttctacagtagggttctctaaaaCGTTGAACTTGAcgttgtgattttcgtcaagattcaaTGACATtaaggggatgtttccccctttttacggaaataatgtaaatttttattgGTATCCGAaatccggtttttagagttttgttaacTATTAAGCCAACTCACTCCCTGTTATAGTTCGTTACAACACa from Artemia franciscana chromosome 5, ASM3288406v1, whole genome shotgun sequence harbors:
- the LOC136027276 gene encoding trimeric intracellular cation channel type 1B.1-like, which translates into the protein MQLSQCWSFSNKFRAWHALRPTKACIAAAIVFVIDKKTDYISAPHALVYFGIVLFFVYFKLSSLLLGIHDPFLPFENLFCAVFMGGIFDAMQRAVSGKVAATADKNAAEKNGKAELSKKNE